CATCTTCCGGGGCTGCAGCGCCATGAAGCGCATCTCGTCGGCGCCCTTCATGCCGGGCTCGGCGCCGGGGTCGATATAGATCTGGAAGGCGCCGCCGACCCGCGGCTCGATCTTCGCGTCGGGCGCGAAGAAGCCGACGATGCCCTCGCGCGTGGTCCAGCTGGCCCAGGCCTGGTCCAGGCTGGCCTTGATGATCACTTCTTTATCAAGACTGCGCTCGGCGGCGCCGGCCTGGGCGGCCAGCAGCAAGCATCCCGAGAGCAGCATTCCCTGCGAAAAAGCGGCAAGACGAGGCATGGCGTTTCTCCTTGGCCGGGGTCCTGGATGAAGGCAGCTTTATCATACGCATATGTCCACCGCCCCCCGGGACGTCGCACAGATCCGTCTGGACAACGCGATGCTCCTGTTTGAAGAGTTCGTCACCGCCACCGTCAAGCATCCGGATGCCGCCGCCCTGCGCGGGCTGGAGCGCCGGTTCGCGGAGCGTTTGCAGATCCAACCGAGTTACTGGAGCCAGATCAAGAGCCGCTCGCGCCAGATCGGCGAACGGCTGGCGCGCCAGTTCGAGCAGCTGAGCCACAAGCCCGCCGGCTGGATGGACCAGGCCCATGGCCCGCAGGCCGCGGGCGCGGCCGCCGGTGCGCAGGAGCCGCCGCCCAGCCTGCCGCAGGACGACGACGAGCGCTTCATCGTCGGTCTGGTGCTGACCTATTACCGCCGCCACCCGCAGCGCGCCCGCACCCGGCTGCTGGACCTGCTGGGCGAGGTGCTGACCCCCGGCGCACCGCCGGCCCCGGCCGCACCGCGTGCGCCGCAGGCGCCCGCCGCCGGTCGCTCGCCCCTGGCCCCCGCTGTTCCCGCCGCGCCCGCGGTGGACGATGCCGTCGACGCCTGGCGCAAGCTGCAGCAGGGCATCGCGCCGCTGAAACCGAAGAAGCGCTGAGACACTGAGGCGCGGGCGTGGGCGGCGTTGCCGTCACCCCTAATTTGTTTATCTCTTCAGATAAAAAGCACTTGCGCAAGATAATCAATCGTTTATCATTTGCGCAAGTTGCGGCGTGGTTCACCGCAACGACACCCCAAACGCCGACAGGCCAACCCATCCGACCCGGCCAGCCGCCGCGCTGATGCAACGACGCCGACTCCCTTGCGGGCCCAGAACCGTGGCCCGAGGGAAGGCGACGCTCTTGTGCATCCGCCGCGCGCCCGCCATTCGCTCAAGAGCCGCCCCGCGGGCTCTGCGTTGATGTTGTTTTGCTTCCGATGACGCTGCCGCGCTGCAGTGGCGCCGCCGCATCGCCCATTGTTCTGCCGCGAGCCCGGCTCGCAAGGAGAGAGTTCATGTCTCAGTTCACCGCTCCCCGGCCGCAGCTCAGCCTGAGCCTGCGCAAGCCGCGCAATCCGCTGGTGGCGCCGAGCCTGCTGCGTCAGGCCGGCCGCCATGACGCCGCGAGCAAGTCGCAGCGCCAGCAAGCCAAGACCGCCCTGCTGAAGGAAGTCCGTCAGCTCGTGCCTCTAGACCGCAGCCCCTGACTCGCGACGCGAGCGGGGCATCCCGACGGGAGAAGAATCATCATGAAACATGTGTATGCGATGGGCCGCCACCCCGAGGCCGCCATCACCGCCGAAGCCTGGCGCCGCGGCCTGGCCAGTACCCTGCGCCGCACCGGCGCCGGCATGCTGCGGCTGGCCGAGCGCCTGGCCCGGGTGCAGGCCCGCCGGCGCCGCGCGCCGGAGCTGGAGTTCTACGCCGAAGCCGGCGCGCCAGAAGGGGCGCTGTATGTCGACGGCCAACTGATCGGCACCCTGCCGGGTGTCACGCGCCTGTGATTCCGGTACTGATGGGCCTGGCGCGGCTGGTCCTGGGCGTCAAGACGGGCGAGATCATGCCGATATACGATCACCATCATCCCGAGGTGATCCTGCATGAACCCGCCCGCTCTTGCCCTGCCGCTGCGCCAGGCCCCGCCCGATCTGGCCGCCTGGACGGCGGCCCTGCGCGATGCGGAGATCCCCGTGCTCGCCACGACGGCCGAATCCTTGGAGCTGATGCGCGCCAATGAGGATGCCTTCGATGCCAACAGCATCGGGGAGATGATCGCCACCGACCCGCTGATGACCCTGAAGGTGCTGGCCCATGCGGCCACGCACCGTTCTGGGCGACTGCTGACCGATGCCGAGACGGTGACGGCGGCGATCGTCTGGATGGGCATCACGCCCTTTTTCGCCGCCTTCGGGCCGCAGCCCACCGTGGAGCAGCGCCTGGCCGACCAGCCGGCGGCGCTGGCCGGGCTGCAGCGCGTGCTGCGCCGCGCCGACCGCGCCGCGCGCTTCGCGCTGGGTTTCGCGGCGCACCGCGCCGACCCGGACGCGGCCGTGATCCACAGCGCCGCCAGCCTGCATGACTTCGCCGAGATGCTGCTGTGGGTGCATGCGCCGGCGCTGGCGCTGGAGATCCGCGCGCGCCAGCAGGCCGACCGCCAGCTGCGCAGCGCCGCGGTGCAGCGCGAGCTGCTGAACATCGAGCTGGCCGACCTCGAGCAGGCCCTGATGAAGACCTGGCATCTGCCCGAGCTGCTGGCCCATATCACCGACGACAAGCGCGGCCTCGACCCGCAGGTGCAGACGGTGCGCCTGGCGGTGCGCCTGGCGCGCCACACGGCCGACGGCTGGGACGATGCTGCGGTGCCGGACGACATCAGCGACATCGCCCAGTTGCTGAACCTGGGCCCGCTGGCCACCGAGCGCCTGCTGCACGAACTCGACTGAAAGAAAGCACGATCTCCCGATGAGCGGACCGACCCTGGACTTCTGGCAGCAGCGCTTCGAGAACGGCGACACCCCCTGGGACCGCGGCGCGGCCCATCCGCAGCTGCAGCGCTGGCTGGACGAGGGCCAGCTGGCGCCGGGCCTTGCCACCCTGGTGCCCGGCTGCGGCCGCGGCCATGAGCTGGTGGCCCTGGGCCGGTCCGGCATCGCCGCCACCGGGCTGGACTATGCGCCGGCCGCGGTGGCGCTGGCGCGCGAGCGCCTGGGCGATCTGCCGGGCCGGGTGCTGCAGGCCGATGTGCTGGACTGGGCCCCGGAGGCGCCGCTGGACCGCATCTACGAGCAGACCTGCCTGTGCGCGCTGCATCCGGACCAATGGCGGCGCTATGCCGATCGCTTGCATGCCTGGCTGAAACCGGGCGGGCGGCTGCTGGCGCTCTTCATGCAGGCGCGCCGCGAGGGCGCGGCCGAAGGTCGGGTCGAGGGCCCGCCCTATCACGGCGACATCAACGCGATGCGCGTGCTGTTCCCGGCTTCGCTGTGGGATTGGCCGGCGCCGCCCTACCCGGCCGTTGCGCATGAGCGCGGCTGGTTCGAGCTGGCGGTGGTGCTGACGCGGTGCTGAGCGGCTACAAGGGCACGGCCGTCGTGTTCTTCAGGCGGTCCAGCACAAAGCTGGTCTTGCAGTCCTGCACGCTGGGGTGCTTCAAGAGGGTCTCGCTGATGAAGCGGGCGTAATGCGCCATGTCCTGCACCAGCACGCGCAGCAGATAGTCCATGTCGCCGGTCAGGGCCGCGCATTCCACCACCTCGGGCCAGGTCTGCACCGCGGCGCGGAACAGGTCCATCGGGTTGCGCTTGTGGCTCTCGGTCTGCTTCTCAAGCCTGACATTGATGTAGGCGGTCAGCGACAGGCCCACCTTCTCCGGCCGCACCAGGGCCACATAGGCGGCGATCGCACCACCCTCCTCCAGGCGCCGCACGCGCCGCAGCACGGCCGAGGCCGAGAGGTTGACCTGGGCCGCCAGCGCGTCATAGGTGACGCGGCCGTCCTGCTGCAGCGCCCTCAAAATGCGCCGATCGATCGCGTCGAGCTGGATGTCGCCTTCCATATCCGAAGTTTCGCAGGATTCCTGCAGCATTGCGCCATCCCACGCCTGAGATCGCAGGAATCCTGCGCCCCTGCGCTCCTACAGTCTTGACCTATCGCAAGGCATTCAAAGCAGGAGACCCCGCCATGGCATTCACCCCCTGGGACAACCCGATGGGCACCGACGGCTTCGAGTTCATCGAGTTCGCCGCCCCCGATCCCGCCGCCCTGGGCCGGCTGTTCGAGACCATGGGCTTCACCGCCGTGGCCAAGCACCGCCACAAGAACGTGACGCTGTACCGCCAGGGCGGCGTCAACTTCATCATCAACGCCGAGACCGATGCCTTCGCGCAGCGCTTCGCGCGCCTGCATGGCCCCTCGATCTGCGCGATCGCCTTCCGCGTCAAGGACGCAGGCTACGCCTACCAGCGCGCGCTGGAACTGGGCGCCTGGGGCTTCGACAACAAGACCGGCCCGATGGAGCTGAACATCCCGGCGATCAAGGGCATCGGCGATTCGCTGATCTACCTGGTCGACCGCTGGCAAGGCAAGAACGGCGCGGCCGCCGGCGAGATCGGCAATATCTCGATCTACGACGTGGACTTCGTGCCGCTGCTGGACGCTGAAGGGCGCCCGGTCGACGCCAACCCCAAGGGCAACGGCCTGACCTACATCGACCACCTGACGCACAACGTGTTCCGCGGCCGCATGAAGGAATGGGCGGACTTCTACGAGCGCCTGTTCAACTTCCGCGAGGTGCGCTACTTCGACATCGAGGGCAAGCTGACCGGCCTGAAGAGCAAGGCCATGACCAGCCCCTGCGGCAAGATCCGCATCCCGATCAACGAGAGCAGCGACGACAAGAGCCAGATCGCCGAGTACCTGGACCTCTACCACGGTGAGGGCATCCAGCACGTCGCGCTGGGCACCGACGACATCTACACCACCGTCGAGGGCATGAAGAACGGCGGCGTGGTATTCCAGGACACGATCGACATCTACTTCGACCTGATCGACAAGCGCCTGCCGGGCCATGGCGAGAAGGTCGACGAGCTGCGCCGCCTGCGCATCCTGATCGACGGCGCCGCGCATCTGGGCGCCGAGAAGGAACTGCTGCTGCAGATCTTCACCAAGGAAGTGATCGGCCCGATCTTCTTCGAGCTGATCCAGCGCAAGGGCAATGAGGGCTTCGGCGAAGGCAATTTCAAGGCCCTGTTCGAGAGCATCGAACTGGACCAGATCCGCCGCGGCGTGCTCAAAGACGAGAAGTCGGAAGCCTAAGCGTCCAGTTCGGTCAGCACCTCGGCGAACAGGCCGGGGTCGAAGACCAGCCGCAGATGCCCGAGGCCCGGCTTGTAGCGGGCCTCGGCACCCGCCAGCGCCGCGGTGCCGGCCGGGCACACCACCTGGTCGGCATTGCTGTAGTAGCAGATCAGGCGGGCACGAAAGGCCGGCGTTTCCGCCGCGCCCAGCTCGCCCAGCCAGGCGCCGGCGCGGCGCATCTGGCGCGCATTGGTGGCCGAGCCCAGCGCCGCCATCACCGTGCCGGCATGCGGCGTGCCCAGCGTGATGCCGCGGTGCAGCCGCCCGGCATCGCCGCAGCCATGGCGGCGCCACCAGGCGCGCAGCGCCAGCCCGCCCATGCTGTGTGCCACCACCAGCGGCGCCATGCCGGTGGCCCGCTCCAGCCGGCGCAGCGCAGCCTCGATCTCATCTGCATAGGCATCGATCGAGCCGAAGGCCGGCTCCATCGTCAGCGCGATGCAGGCATGGCCGCGCGCACGGAGGCGCGCCAACCAGCCGTTCCACAGGCCGCGATTGCAGCTGTAGCCATGCAGCAGCAGCACGCCGCGCCGGCCGTTCGCCGCGTTCGCGACATCGGGCAGATGGTCCGGCTCGCACGCCGCCCGAAAGGGCTGCTGCCAGGCGAAGACCCGCTCGCAGGCCCAGAACTCCTGCCACCAGGCCCGCAGCAGCCCCGGCAGGGCCGGCGCCGGCGTCGCCTCGCCGCGATTGATCAGCGGCAGCGCCAGGAAGCCCAGCAGCATCACCAGCCCGTAGCCCCAGAAGCCCAGCGCGGCCCAGGTCAGCGCCACCAGCGGCCCCTCGGCGGGCCAGAGCCAGACCAGCAGGCCGCCGGCCAGCAGCAGGCGCAGCAGCACCTGCAGACGTTGTATCTGTGCATTCATCGCGCCGCATCATCGCCGATCGGCGCCGACCGTCATCGCCACGCCACAATGGCGGCCATGGGCGACAAGACCTCCAGCCGCGCCGAGGCGCAACGCGCGCGCATCCTGGAACAGCTGCGGCGCGTCGAGGCCGAGATCGCGGCGCGCGCCGCGCGACCGGGCCTGCCGGCGCGGGTGCAGGCGTTGAAGGCCTACCAGCAGCGGCGCTTCGAGCGCAGCTATGCGGACCTGCTGGCCGTGCCTCGCTATGCGGCGGCGGCGCAGTTCTTCCTCGATGAGCTCTACGGCCCTGCCGATTTCAGCCGCCGCGATGCGCAGTTCGCGCGCGTCGTGCCGGCGCTGGTGCGCCTATTCCCGGCCGAGGTGGTCGACACGGTGGCGCAGCTGGCCGAGCTGCATGGCCTGTCCGAGCAGCTGGACAGCGCGATGGGCGCGCAGCTGCTGGACCGGCCGCGCTTCGACGCCGCCGACTATGCGCGCGCCTGGCAGGCCGCGGCCACGCCGGCGCAGCGCGAGCGCCAGATCGAGCTGCTGCTGTCGGTGGGACTGGCGCTCGACGCGCTGACGCGCAAGCCGCTGCTGCGCCAGGCGCTGCGCATGATGCGCGGCCCGGCCACGGCCGCGGGGCTAGCGGAGCTGCAGCGCTTCCTGGAGTCGGGCTTCGACACCTTCAAGGCCATGGGCGGCGCGGCGGACTTCCTCGACACCGTGGCCTGGCGCGAGCGCGCGCTGGCCGCGGCGCTGTTCTCCCCACAGGCGCCGCAGCGCGTGGCCGACTGTCCCGCAGGCGACTCGGTGCTAGGGCAACTCCCCTAACCCGCACTCCGGACCCGGCCCGACCATCGGAGCCGAGAACGCCGCATGTCGACGGCACCCCACGAAGGAGACATCCGGTGAATGCGTTGCTGGCCCCCGAGATCGGCGAAGAGACCGTCGCCCGCCCCTGGCTCAAGAGCTACCCGCAAGGCGTGCCAGCCGAGGTGCGCGTCGACACCTACCGCTCGCTGGTCGAGTTGCTGGAGGAGGCCTTCCGCAAATACGCACACCGCGATGCGGCCGCCTGCATGGACCAGCGCCTGAGCTTCCGGCAGGTGGACGAGCTGTCGCAGGCGCTGGGCGCCTGGCTACAAGCCCGGGAGCTGCCGCGCGGCGCGCGCGTCGCCATCATGATGCCCAATGTGCTGCAGTACATGGTGGCGATCGCCGCGATCCTGCGCGCCGGCTACACGGTGGTGAACGTCAACCCGCTCTACACGCCGCGCGAGCTGGAGCATCAGCTGAAGGACTCGGGCGCGCAGGCCATCATCGTGCTGGAGAACTTCGCGGCCACGCTGGAAGAGGTCATCGAGCGCACGCCGGTGCACCATGTGCTGCTGACCGGGCTGGGCGATCTGCTCAGCTGGTGGAAGGGCCCGCTGATCAACTTCGCGGTGCGCCATGTGAAGAAGATGGTGCCGGAATTCCGCCTGCCGACCGGCGAGGGCCGCAGCGTGACCCGCTTCGGCCGCGCGCTCGAAGAGGGGGCCGGCTTGCATCTGCGGCGCGTCGAGCTCGGGCCTGACGACGTGGCCTTCCTGCAGTACACCGGCGGCACCACCGGCGTGTCCAAGGGCGCCACCCTGCTGCATCGCAATGTGGTCGCCAACATCCTGCAGGCCGAGGCCTGGTTCGCGCCGATGCTGAACAAGCTGGGCGACAAGCCGCTGACCACGGTCTGCGCGCTGCCGCTGTATCACATCTTCGCGCTGACGGCCTGCTACATGCTCGGCGCGCGCCTGGGCATGATGAACCTGCTGATCACGAATCCGCGTGACATCCCGGGCTTCATCGCGACCCTGCGGAACTACCGGGTGAACCTGTTCCCGGCGGTCAACACGCTGTTCAATGCGCTGGCCAACGACCCGGCCTTCGCCCGGCTGGACTTCAGCGAGCTGGTGATCTCCAACGGCGGCGGCATGGCGGTGCAGCAGGCAACCGCCGAGAAATGGCTGAAGATCACCGGCTGCCCGGTGGTGGAGGGCTATGGCCTGTCCGAGACCGCACCGGTGGCGACGATCAACCGGCTGGATGTGCACGAGTTCAACGGCTCGATCGGCCTGCCGGTGCCCAACACCGAGGTGGCGATCCGCGACGACGAGGGCCGCGACCAGCCCGTCGGCGAACGCGGCGAGATCTGCATCCGCGGCCCGCAGGTGATGGCCGGCTACTGGAACCGCCCGGACGAGACCGCGAACGTGATGCATGCGGACGGCTTCTTCAAGAGCGGCGACATCGGCGTGATGGACGAGGGCGGCTTCATCCGCATCGTCGATCGCAAGAAGGACATGATCCTGGTCTCGGGCTTCAACGTCTACCCGACCGAGATCGAGCAGGTGGTGAACATGCATCCCGGCGTGCTGGAATGCGCCGCGGTCGGCATCCCCGATGCCCGCTCCGGCGAGGCGGTGAAGCTCTACGTCGTCAAGCAAGACCCGACCCTGGCCGAGGAGGACCTGAGCGCCTTCTGCCAGGCGCAGCTGACCGCCTACAAGCGGCCCAAGTACATCGAGTTCCGCGACGAGCTGCCGAAAAGCAATGTCGGCAAGATCCTGCGGCGCGAGCTGCGCAGCAGCAGCGCATGAGCGACGGGAGCTCCGCCGCGGCGGGCCTGCTGCCGCCGGACCTGCGGGTGCTGGAGCGCGGCTGGCTGTCGTCGAACTCGGTCCTGATGTGCGGCGATCCGGCCGGCGCGCTGCTGGTCGACAGCGGCTATTGCAGCCAGGGCGAACAGACCGCCGCGCTGGTGCGCGAGGCGCTGGCCGGCGACAAGCTGCGCCTGATCGTCAACACCCATCTGCATTCCGACCATTGCGGCGGCAATGCCCGCCTCGCCGCCGAGCATGGCTGCCCGATCTGGATCCCGCCGGGCGACTACGCGGCTGTGCTGGACTGGGACGAGGAGAGGCTCAGCTACCGGCCGACCGGCCAGCGCTGCGAACGCTTTCATCCCGTGCAGGCCCTGCTGCCGGGTCAAACACTCGGCCAGGCCGGCCGCGACTGGCAATGCCTGGCCGCGGCGGGCCATGATCCGCATTCACTGGTGTTCTTCGAACCCGAGGCCGGCGTGCTGATCTCGGCCGACGCCCTGTGGGAGCATGGCTTCGGCATCGTGTTCCCCGAGCTCGACGGAGAAGCGGGCTTCGACGAGGTGGAGGCGACGCTGGATCTGATCGAGAGCCTGCAACCCGGCATCCGCTGCGTCATCCCGGGCCATGGCCCCATGTTCGCCGATGTCGGCCGCGCGTTGGGCGAGGCGAGGTCGCGGCTGGCCTTCTTTAGGCAATACCCCGAACGCCACACCCGCCACGCGGCCAAGGCCCTACTGATGTTCCATATGCTGGAGGTAGGCCATTGCAGCCGCGCGGAGCTCGAGACCTGGCTCGCGACGCAGGCGACTATCCATCAGCGGATGTGGCAGCTCCATTTCGCCTCGCAACTCCCGCTGGCCGACTGGACCGAATCCCTGCTGCAGGAGCTGGCCAAGAGCGGCGCCCTGCGGCTGAACGGCGCTACCATCGGCTGTCGCTGAGGGAATTTCGCCTCACGGCGACCAGCGATGGAGGTCGTCCATGGCCACGATGCCTACTTCCGCATCCTCGGTACCGCAGCTGGAACTGCCGGGATTTGGCGCCGCCGAAGCACGGCGCCCCTGCGCGCTGGACATGCTCACGCGTGGTCGCAACGACGCTACAGCTTCAGCCTCCGTTGGAATGGTGCGCCTGCCGCATGCGCTGATCCTCAGCCACCAAGGGGCAACCCATCATCAACGCGAGCAATATTGGAGCGCGACGAGTTCCAGTGCGAATATTCACTGACGTCAATCAATGACTTCGGGTTTATTTGAAGCCGCCAAAAGCAAAACCCCTCTCAGAGGAACTCTGAGAGGGGTTTTGGGGGTAAATAGCCTGACGATGACCTACTTTCACACGGGAATCCGCACTATCATCGGCGCTGACTCGTTTCACTGTCCTGTTCGGGATGGGAAGGAGTGGGACCAAGTCGCTATGGTCATCAGGCTTGACTGGTTGGTCTGCTGTTGCTGGAACAGCAAACCCAATTCGTAGAGTTGCATTATAGCGATGGCTATAGTGCGTGAATCAGCTTTGATTTGATTGCGTCTTCAGTTTGAAGAACGACGTAACTTGTAATCCTGGTCTTTGAGCAGATGCCA
This genomic stretch from Roseateles sp. DAIF2 harbors:
- a CDS encoding HDOD domain-containing protein, coding for MNPPALALPLRQAPPDLAAWTAALRDAEIPVLATTAESLELMRANEDAFDANSIGEMIATDPLMTLKVLAHAATHRSGRLLTDAETVTAAIVWMGITPFFAAFGPQPTVEQRLADQPAALAGLQRVLRRADRAARFALGFAAHRADPDAAVIHSAASLHDFAEMLLWVHAPALALEIRARQQADRQLRSAAVQRELLNIELADLEQALMKTWHLPELLAHITDDKRGLDPQVQTVRLAVRLARHTADGWDDAAVPDDISDIAQLLNLGPLATERLLHELD
- a CDS encoding methyltransferase domain-containing protein encodes the protein MSGPTLDFWQQRFENGDTPWDRGAAHPQLQRWLDEGQLAPGLATLVPGCGRGHELVALGRSGIAATGLDYAPAAVALARERLGDLPGRVLQADVLDWAPEAPLDRIYEQTCLCALHPDQWRRYADRLHAWLKPGGRLLALFMQARREGAAEGRVEGPPYHGDINAMRVLFPASLWDWPAPPYPAVAHERGWFELAVVLTRC
- a CDS encoding Lrp/AsnC family transcriptional regulator; translated protein: MEGDIQLDAIDRRILRALQQDGRVTYDALAAQVNLSASAVLRRVRRLEEGGAIAAYVALVRPEKVGLSLTAYINVRLEKQTESHKRNPMDLFRAAVQTWPEVVECAALTGDMDYLLRVLVQDMAHYARFISETLLKHPSVQDCKTSFVLDRLKNTTAVPL
- the hppD gene encoding 4-hydroxyphenylpyruvate dioxygenase, with the protein product MAFTPWDNPMGTDGFEFIEFAAPDPAALGRLFETMGFTAVAKHRHKNVTLYRQGGVNFIINAETDAFAQRFARLHGPSICAIAFRVKDAGYAYQRALELGAWGFDNKTGPMELNIPAIKGIGDSLIYLVDRWQGKNGAAAGEIGNISIYDVDFVPLLDAEGRPVDANPKGNGLTYIDHLTHNVFRGRMKEWADFYERLFNFREVRYFDIEGKLTGLKSKAMTSPCGKIRIPINESSDDKSQIAEYLDLYHGEGIQHVALGTDDIYTTVEGMKNGGVVFQDTIDIYFDLIDKRLPGHGEKVDELRRLRILIDGAAHLGAEKELLLQIFTKEVIGPIFFELIQRKGNEGFGEGNFKALFESIELDQIRRGVLKDEKSEA
- a CDS encoding triacylglycerol lipase; its protein translation is MNAQIQRLQVLLRLLLAGGLLVWLWPAEGPLVALTWAALGFWGYGLVMLLGFLALPLINRGEATPAPALPGLLRAWWQEFWACERVFAWQQPFRAACEPDHLPDVANAANGRRGVLLLHGYSCNRGLWNGWLARLRARGHACIALTMEPAFGSIDAYADEIEAALRRLERATGMAPLVVAHSMGGLALRAWWRRHGCGDAGRLHRGITLGTPHAGTVMAALGSATNARQMRRAGAWLGELGAAETPAFRARLICYYSNADQVVCPAGTAALAGAEARYKPGLGHLRLVFDPGLFAEVLTELDA
- a CDS encoding long-chain-fatty-acid--CoA ligase encodes the protein MNALLAPEIGEETVARPWLKSYPQGVPAEVRVDTYRSLVELLEEAFRKYAHRDAAACMDQRLSFRQVDELSQALGAWLQARELPRGARVAIMMPNVLQYMVAIAAILRAGYTVVNVNPLYTPRELEHQLKDSGAQAIIVLENFAATLEEVIERTPVHHVLLTGLGDLLSWWKGPLINFAVRHVKKMVPEFRLPTGEGRSVTRFGRALEEGAGLHLRRVELGPDDVAFLQYTGGTTGVSKGATLLHRNVVANILQAEAWFAPMLNKLGDKPLTTVCALPLYHIFALTACYMLGARLGMMNLLITNPRDIPGFIATLRNYRVNLFPAVNTLFNALANDPAFARLDFSELVISNGGGMAVQQATAEKWLKITGCPVVEGYGLSETAPVATINRLDVHEFNGSIGLPVPNTEVAIRDDEGRDQPVGERGEICIRGPQVMAGYWNRPDETANVMHADGFFKSGDIGVMDEGGFIRIVDRKKDMILVSGFNVYPTEIEQVVNMHPGVLECAAVGIPDARSGEAVKLYVVKQDPTLAEEDLSAFCQAQLTAYKRPKYIEFRDELPKSNVGKILRRELRSSSA
- a CDS encoding MBL fold metallo-hydrolase, producing MSDGSSAAAGLLPPDLRVLERGWLSSNSVLMCGDPAGALLVDSGYCSQGEQTAALVREALAGDKLRLIVNTHLHSDHCGGNARLAAEHGCPIWIPPGDYAAVLDWDEERLSYRPTGQRCERFHPVQALLPGQTLGQAGRDWQCLAAAGHDPHSLVFFEPEAGVLISADALWEHGFGIVFPELDGEAGFDEVEATLDLIESLQPGIRCVIPGHGPMFADVGRALGEARSRLAFFRQYPERHTRHAAKALLMFHMLEVGHCSRAELETWLATQATIHQRMWQLHFASQLPLADWTESLLQELAKSGALRLNGATIGCR